TACAAGGACTGGAGGTTTGCATTCGGTCTGAGCTCACTGACCGGCATGCGAGTGTTCGACGTTCGCTTCAGAGGAGACAGAATCATCTACGAACTCAGCGTCCAGGAGGCCATGTCCGTGTACGGCTCCATAACTCCAGGGATGATGCTCACCAAATTTCTGGACACAAGCATTGGAATCGGGCGCTTCGCTCACGAACTGGTGCGCGGCGTCGATTGTCCGTACTCAGCCACTTACATAGATGTTTATCGCTACATCGACATCAACGCCACGCAGCTTTACAGCAACGCCATCTGCGTCTTTGAGCACGATGTGGGACGCCCACTACGGCGTCACTTTTCAGATTTCTTCCAGAACAGCTACGGCGGCTTGACCAACAGCGCCCTGTATATCCGCTCCATCACAGCCATTGGCAACTACGACTACATCTGGGACTTCATCTTCTACCAGAGCGGCACAGTGGAGGCCAGAGTTCACGCTACGGGTTATATATCATCCTCTTATAAAATGCCCGGCAGTCTCAAGTACGGCCACCAGGTCGCTGAAAACGTGTTGGGAAACATCCATACGCACTTCGTTAACTTCAAGGTGGATCTGGATATTTTAGGTAAGTGACCACTGCTGTGATTAGCACCCATTAGCAAgcagttatatgtatatatattttaaagggAGACACTCTAGGACGACTGAACTAATGATCTTGTTTACATAGTTTTTCGTTTGTTTGGATAAATTGCATCTATAAGACGTCTTCTCTTGAACTGTAGTAATCAAAATGTCTAAATATTAAACTTTGAAGTGGGCAGAGCATAAATCTTCTTCAATCGCATCATGGTTGTATCCCTGAAAAGCTTGTTTCCTGATATATACATCAGTTTATGCGTCATTATAACATGCACGTCAATTTCCTTTTTAAACCCTATCAAATTGTTTACCTAACCTAATTAaagttattaaattaaatgattcaTGTTGGAGATTAATGTAGTTTTAAATGTTACTATGAGTAAATTCTGAGCATCTCAATGGGACTCATTTACTCCAGTACAAAACTAAAATTGAGCCAAACCataagaagtttttttttttttttttttttgttttgttttgtttttttattaaataaacacatatcATACACTGATTGGTATTTCTGCTTGGGCatgattttcatttcatttcatttcatttcatttaaaaaaaaatattcactgtTTTATATTTGAAGCTAATTTTATtcctaataaataaagaaataaaatcggAAAATAATTGCTAAATTTACCATCGTGTTTTCATTTGAACTCAACTGAAGTTGCATGGTCTTCTTTAGAGTTTATTATACAGCCTAATGGAGATCATTTTTCAGCTGTGAAACATCAGGAACATCTGGAAGACATTCAAATGGTGGGGGGGGGACGGGGTTTAGAAGTCTGAGACTacattgaaatgaaaatgaatctgggattgatttattgatttatttatttatttcatttaacattggaaataaacagaaggttttagaatgaaatgtttcaaacaaagaaagtaaatgttcattatcttcaaaatatttcatattccgCACGATTTAAATGTAAGCCGGTGTGCGATACTGACcgtgttaactgctttgtacgaAAGGTCCgatttttcctcatgtctaatctcttctatcgAAGCATATGATCAGATGACCGATAGATTTGATCTAAAACGGATCAAAACGGGACGAACAAAATACTacgaaactctgaaattcatggaAATATTTCCAAGATTGTACTTTTCACTCACGTTGTTGTCAATCATATCaactgtaatgaaaattgttgtattaaattcaAAAGGAATtcaaaatagaaacattttatcaCTAgcgctctcagacttttggaccccactgtgtaTTCCTCCAGTGACTTGGACGTGTTGGACGCATGGACAAGTTCAcgaccttcagaaaaaaaaaagatgcaggaACGAGGAATTcagccaaaaataaaatgtaaacagttttCTCATCGTGCCAGACATACTCAATCAACCAAGACATGTTAGTATAGGCAAAGATAAGCACATGtcactttttaaaagaaagattaAAGATGTAGGGGACTAGAATGTGTAATATGTGCCTGTTCCTTCCAGACAGATCACTTGAATGGTCtctttaaacagaaaaaaaatacagaaagcaACTGACTGTGTGAAGGCTAACTAGCCAGCAAAAGCTAGCTTAGTGAATGAAATCTAAACTAAAGTGTGAAAGATACAGTAACTAGCAAGCAAAAGCTAGCCCAGTGAATGGAAGCTAAACTAGTGCATGAAAAGAAACTAGCAGACAAAAACTAACCTAGTTCGTGAAAACTAACTGAGTAAAAATGAAACCTAGCATGTGAAAGATAACTAGCAAGCAAACGCTAACCTAGTGAGGGAAAGCTAACCTAGCATGTGAAAGATACCTAGCAAGCAAACGCTAACCTAGGGAGTGAACGCTAACCTAGCATGTGAAAGATAACTAGCAAGCAAACGCTAACCTAGTGAGTGAACGCTAACCTAGCATGTGAAAGATAACTAGCAAGTAAAAGCTGACCTAGTGAGCCTAGCGAGTCATTAAACCATGTTGTTCATCACAGTTCATGTATTTGCAGCATTGcttagcagtaaaaaaaaaaattgtttttttttgtttgtttgtttgtttgcttttacatttacattttattaactataattaataataataattagatttAGGCCCAAGTTCAACATCCTTTTCTGAATGGCTAATCTCTTTGGGTCTTCTGGCTTATTATTAGTGCTTATTCTGTGCTTCCTGTAGCATTCTATTAAATGCCTAATGCTTTGCTTTCTGAATCTGAAGGTGTGAGGAACGTGttccagaccaaagacatggaGTATGAGGAGGTGTCCTTGCCCTGGATGACCGAACGTAAGGCCAAAATCCCAAAACTGGTGGAGAATCAGCTCAAGACCGAGCAGGAGGCGGCACTTCGACACAACTCTAAAATTCCCCGTTACCTCCATGTGGCCAGCAATCAGACGAACCGGTGGGGCCACCAGCGCTCGTACAAGCTGCAGGTGATGAGTTTGGCTGGAGATCACCTACCAGAGAGTGAGCCGGAGGAGAGGAGCATGTCCTGGGCACGGTGAGAggaaattcattttatttcctggtgtttttgtttttataaaactTGGCAACGACATGTCTTAGTGTTTACAGAAGCTCTGAAAAGTATGCTGAAAAAACGTTTCTTAGGTACTTAGTTTTGCACAAAGCTAACGAAGCTAACAAATAATGGAAGTTTATAGCCTCCAAATTAGCACCGTGTCTAAATTCCTATGCTTATTTCTGGCTCTTATATTGACAGCATAAATGTAGCGAATGTTTGAATGTATGCCTAgtcagaaatgtttttgaactcaaagacacgcccagctttcccactcaaagacacgcccatctgtcCCACTCAAAGACATAACCACCTGTCCCATTTGAAGACACTCCCATCCATTCCTCTCAAATAAAACGCCCATCCGTCCCACTTGAAGACTCGCCCATCCATCCCATTCATATACACGCCTATTCGTCCCATTCAAAAACACACCCCTTTGTACCACTCTAAGACCCACCCATCTGTCctactcaaagacacacccatctttCCCACACGCAGACACGCCCCTGTCCCTCTCAAAGACGCACCCAGCTGTTCCACGAGAAAACACTCCTATCCATTCCTCTCGAATAAAACGGCCATCCGTCCCACTCTAAGACATTTGTCATACTcgaagacacgcccatctctcctactcaaagacacacccatcttcCCCACTCGCAGACACGCCCCTGTCCCTCTTAAAGACGCACTCATCCATTCCTCTCGAATCCTTCCCACTCTAAGACACGCCAATTTGTCCCATTCAAAGACTCACCAATCTGCCACATTCGAAGACACACCCACCAGTCCCATGCAAATAGACATGCCAACCTGTGCCATGCaaaaagacacacccatctgtacCACTTGAAGACACACCCATACATCTCACTGAAAGACATGCCCATCTGTAAttctcaaagacacacccatacctcccactcaaagacacgcccaccCATCCCATGCAAAAATACATGCCCACCTGTCTggctcaaagacacacccatctgtcccaATTGAAGACACACCCAGCTGTGAATAAATATGTATTCttgaatataaataatttaatatactgtatgtaatgcaCCAAACATAGTTCAGTAATTATCACATCCCgatcttcctttccttctttccattCTCTCAGATACAAAGTTGCCATAACGAAGCATAAAGACTCAGAGCAGACCTGCAGCAGTCTGTACAGTCAGAATAACATATGGGACCCTGTCGTCGACTTCAGCAATTACATCAAGGATAATGAGCACATTGAGAACGAGGTGAGTATCAGAAAGGTGTTATAATAttgatttaaacttttttttttatatcactaCGCCGTCaaattctgaattctgattggtcagaaggtgttgattggcATAGTAGTCCCAGCTGGTAATttgaatcacaggtttatagcCGTGCGGTCTTTTGAACATgttattaacaaagaaaatctttctatcgttgatatggtgattttaaaaaaataataataatttatggaaggagtctccaatgtcagtgctttCTAACAGGTAAACTGAGGAGCTTTGACGCTTTCGTCAAAAGAAAATCCAAAATCATGATTATAAATGACAggaatatgtttattattatccaaTTATGTTGTCTGTACTTGTTCAGGATCTGGTTGCCTGGGTAACGGCGGGTTTCCTGCACATCCCTCACGCCGAGGACATCCCCAATACGGTGACGGTGGGAAACGGAGGCGCCGTCCTCATCCGCCCGCATAATTACTTCGACGAAGATCCGTCCATCGACTCGGTCGACGGCGTCTACTTCAACCCAGGATCAGAAACAGACTGCGAGTACAACAAGATGGCGTGTTTAGACAAACACATGTGTAGCCCGACACTGGAGCCGTACACGTACCGCGGATTCGAGGGCGTCATGAAATTTGACAATTAGACATGAATTAATATAGATGTTTTCTGTTCCTAATTCATTCCTCTCCTCAccaatatagtataatatagagCATTTTCACTCTTAGCGTTGTGTTATGATTGTACAGAATTACTGTATATGTGGTACATTTGTtatcttctttatttttgtgataGCGATATGAATGTCtatagaaaaaaattattttcactcATTTTTTGATTACCATCGAATGAGATTCGACGAAATTGCAGTTGCTCACAACttctacagtttttttttcgtGATGTCAatcaaattttttattattgttgttattttattacagcatgtcccaaaattcctcttaaaccacagcaacttgttttttaaacaattaaaataaaattttaacaaCACGTCATAATCATacttttattcagtttattatatatatatatatatatatatatatatatatatatatataatgaatatattaataaatattattattattattattatatcttgatgttaatcatatttttaaaaaagaaaaaagaaaaaacaaaaacgcagtttgtcgtgttactgagaaaccgcaaatTGTAAACCCcttgaagatgttggaaaacttaatgTTACCGATTTACGCTGAATGATACGaggcactgacactggagactccttccgtaaacgttaaacaaacatctccacacagaaaacttcaccgtaccAACAATGACACTTTCTcttaatccatttatgtggagcgtGCAGCTGAGAACGGTTTGTTCCTATGgaaacgatgacgtattagaactagtgcgttaatataaacctgcgatttgcagctgcactgtccgaccaatcagaatccagaattacacagcactgtggtgttgtggtataaatatcACATAGTCTACTAATCTAAATAGGTTAACCTACTGCGTGCTCCTGTTTTATGCTATAACTTTTTCAGATTAATTAACACTACTGTATGTCtcttggggggtgggggggtgggggttggggcgGATGAgtgaggaagggggggggggtgagattGTACCGTCTCAGTTGGGTCCGACAATATAGCCAAAATCGACCGAAGCTCAATTCACACTCATCTTAAGCCTACCTCATTTTGATGGAAAACATCCGTAGTAAGAAATTGAAGCTTATGAGCTTATACTGTATCTCTTGTGTGTCTTTTCAAAGACATCAATAACGAGGaattttaataaacaacaactCACAGCTTCACAAAACCACTGATTCTGTGGCTCGTAACGCTTGCACTAATTTTCTTACAGTGGAAATTTACGACTTTTTTTGAATCTAAAAtcattagattagatttgtGTATCCGGCAGCAGTTACAGTCAAGTTTGAATGCAGTTCTGTGAGGAAATTGCTAATTATCAAACTTGCTGCCATTTCGACTCCCAGAGATACGTGAAAGTCCACTTTAGAAGCTGGAAAATGCTTAAAACTGAAAATCAATCATGTTTTTCAGTCTTACTTGTGCTACAGTGTTGCTTCCCTGTTCAGGAGGCTTTAAAGAGTTTTACGTAACTTCACGTACGGTTTATAATCTATATGTATCTATATAAACGTGTCATTTATGATGCTCAACTGTATAAGAAGtaaaacttgtaaaaaaaaaaaataaatttatatatatatatatatatatatatatatatatatatatatatatatatatatatatataaaataaagttaaattgAATTCCAGtgcagtggtgtgtgtttatttggtcGTAATGTTGGccagaagaaggaggaaggatTAATGGTTATTTTTCTCACTAGCGTGTCCAAGttactcaaaacacacacacacaaagccactAAAGATGAAGAAGCACTGTTTAGACTGCCTCTGTCCTCCTTGTGTATCATAGAAACTGTTTAAATATACACTTACAGCCCCATCAACAAACTGCAGAAGGATTaagttcaggaaaaaaaaaataataataacaaggtttttttttaatgtgtttcaagAAAAGTGAAACagttaaatgattttttaaatttttacgcAATTAATTTTTTggacatgtatttaaaaaaaaaaaaaaagtttacaaagTCTTCATTGCCTTGAGAGTGACAAGAGGAAATCATTTACCGTAAATGAACAGTAGCTCAAAATTTCCAAAGAACAGGAGTGGCACCACTACTCTAAAAGTCGGGGGACAATTTTCTTCCCTCTGAGAGAAGAGGTACATCTGTCATTTctctgtataaaaaaataaaacatattaaaaaacacaaacaaacatacagactaactacatatatatatatatatatatatatatatatatatatatatatatatatatatatatatatatatatatatatatacatatatatatacatatatatatagctatggagccagggtctgattataatacaataacagggAACAACACACCTTTTAATGAATGTCAGCATCGTTTGTTTCGGCTTCACAGCCACCATTTTGCATTTTACTGCTCGGGAAgataataacagcaaaaaaattcGTTCAcaaagtcagaaaaaaaaaatctaagacatGTTCCGCGATAGGCTGTTTGTCACTGTCTGTTTCACTAAACATTTTCCCAGCAAGCCTTACTCTAAATCCACCACTTTTAGAGTAGTGGTGCCACCCCTGTGGACACCCCTGTGACACCCCTGTGGACACCCCTGTAGACACTCATGTGACACCCCTGTGGACACCCCTGTAGACACTCATGTGACACCCCTGTAGACACCCCTGAGACACCCCTGTGACACCACTGTGACACCCCTGTGGACACCCATGTGACACCCCTGTGACACTCCTGTGGACACCCATGTGACACCCCTGTGGACACCTATGTGGACACCCCTGTGACACCCCTGTGGACACCCCTGTGGACACCCCTGTGACACCACTGTGACACCCCTGTGGACACCCATGTGACACCCCTGTGACACCCCTGTGGACACCCCTGTGACACCACTGTGACACCCCTGTGGACACCCCTGTGGACACCCATGTGACACCCCTGTGGACATCCCTGTGACACCCCTGTGGACACCCCAGAGAGACGGGGGTGTTCACAGCGAGAGGAGAGagttcacagtaaacttatcagACATTCGAATGAAATTTTTGGCCAATATTAAACAAGGATTTGAGCTGTAACGTGTAACATCAACACAAGttgattgtttatattatatatattacataatgtattttttaacagtgttgttcaataaaacaatacaaaaccaTGACTTGCTTGTGATGTTTTATTTGTCCCAGTTATTGTTTCTTCATCGTTATAATATATCGATACTGAAGCCTTGTACGTCCAAAACCCTGTACTTTTAAAATAGTTTCCGATGGAGTTAGGAGGTTTAACACAATTTTCTTTTAATGCTTTTACATtggttaaatatttgtaaaaccCACTGACAGACGTAAAGGGTGACCAATACCACTgatttatgaaaaaaacaatgaaaatgatgaaatatggAGATACGAGGTTTCTGCCCAACAGTGATGATATGTAATTTAAGTCATTTCAAAGGCTGTTGTTCACTTGGGTCTATCTTTGTAGCTGTAAgggaagtggggggggggggggggggggtctgctTAGGGCACCCATTTGGCCAGCAGTGGCcctggatttatttatatatttatgcatttgttGCTTCCGATTTTTGTCTCTGTATTCAGTCCATGTCATTGTCCTGACCCTCGAAGTCTATctgtgtttcctgtttccttgtcttttgtgtttcttgtgTTTTACATCGTGTACCTTATTACCTGAATCAGGATGTGActgattttaatatttacttCCAGTTCtgattgtgatttttatttatttattttttcaaaatttttttttcaaacaactCCATGAGCACAAGTGGTATGCACTGTACGTTAGTCCATGTCTCAGCAATTACAGGAATAATACGAATGAGAAGACCGCCATCACTTTGTCTTTGTCCTGACCCGGGAAGTGTCACTCAGAGCAAAAGCAGCGTGGGGAATGATTTGCGAGCAGTAAAATAAAACGACAGGCTGGATTCCTACCGATCAGACAGGACGGCTGTATTTGGAGCCGGGGTTAGTTGCAGGGCTATGTATGGCAGCACCCCCGGTGTTTGTGAGGGTTCTGGAGTTGCCTCAAAGCCACCTGTCGCAGCGAAGAAAGAGAAAACGGTGAGAAAAAGCAGACAGAAATGAGAGCCATGACAGACCCTGTGGGGAAACCAACGGTCATGCGGTGCATCAGTGAGGGAGGATGAGCAGTTCAAACACATGCGATCTTTACGGCTAATGGCTTTTTGGCACGTTTTACAAAATCATTCCATCTTCTGCGTTCTCGATATGCTCAAGTCTGGATGATGTTTGGTGTCTTTAGTTTCACACTCGGAGCGATAACTCAGATGGAGCTACCAAGTAATGGAGGTCTAGGTCgtcaaaatatttacttttctgTAAATTTCTGCCTCAAGCCATCTTCAGCCGAACATGCTGATGTGATTTAGGACACAGTCAGCTAAAAACATCAACTAAGCTTCCCATTATATCTGAACGCTGAATTATgagggcggccatcttggataaacaaaatgattttttttttttttttttttttttaccacagtgTCCATCTCTGAAAGATTGAACGACGAATCGTAAAATGTTCCactttaaacaaatttaaatagAACATAATCTTCGGCGGTTATACaggattgttttaaaaatggtaGCTTTTCAAAATCTTTTGGAGCAGGTATCAAACTTTATATCAAATATTTTGagaagcattttatttacactattGTGAGTACCTGTATTTAGcacatcatttgcatatcatAGTGCAATAATTACTCAATTTAATAGATTatattgcaataataataataataataataataataataattctacatGCACACTTCTTAagttgaaaataataaaatagtacATTTGAGAATGGAATACTTAACAAATAGTAAATAAGTACATGTCCGACTGAAAATCGTAGATAAgcgaagaataaaaaaaacagttactgCTGCCACCCTGAAGtggaatattttcctataacagcacacccaaaaagtgttttattcctcttatactacagcaattggCCAACCGTTACAATGTTTGacttaataaaaaacaacaacatgtactttatatccatttacagttacatttaatgctgctGAACGTCCATTAAAACAAGTTACCTCCTGAtatcacttacattaaagcagcaataaacagctgttccctcaccagcctctccagttttctctctctctctctctgtgttactgagaaactgaaaagcgtaaactcctctgtcctgaagatgtcatgaagaaaacagaaagttacagctttacctcgattatatgattttctttgttaaatgaaattactcattttttaaaaatattttttattaaaaacccAGTTTGATCCAGCCAGTTTCATGGTATACGTCATGAACCAAAAGACGATCTAATCTGCTATAATTTCCTATGTTCAAACTGTTTTCGTGTATGTTCTACAGCTGCACATTCTGATAGTAACCGATACAAACATGTTTTACCCCCAGGCCACCAAGAATAATAAATGGTACGCAACTTTTTCAGACTGTTGCCATAGAAACACAGAGGAATCCAAAGAGCGGACGTCTCGGAGTTTCTGGGTTTCAGTTCCAGGTCCAGCTTTCAAAATACCAGGGGCATGTGGAGGTCATGTGCGCTCGTTTTCGCCACTATCTCAACATTCCCAGAGGAACAACCCCCTATCCCAGATAAACAGACCATGCACGACATGCCGGGGGAGATGTTTCTTCTGTGCAAATTAACATTCCTCATTATCGCCGCAGATATTCAGTCCCTCATGTAAGCTCATGCTAGCTACTTTACTCCTTTTTCCTCAATGTCCTGAACATTCGATGCTAAAAGCTGTTAAACAGATGTGAAAGTATGATTACAGCAAGCAGTATGTGCGGTATGTATGGGAAAGTGCATGTGTTTTTGAGAGAAGTCTGGACAGGCCTGGGAGTGTGAGGAGGAGGTCTGTGGGTGTCTTTggatattaatgtgtgtgtatcgaTATGCACGGTTGGATCCAGAAGTTGGAATGTAGCGCCAAGCACTTTTTGGTCTATTACTCATGAGAAACTGCTGGAGATATTGCTCAAGCATAATTCCATCATTTTTcactaaggaataaaacactctgggtcATTATGTTATAgattataaaataatcaacaaaaagGGTGATGTGCTGAAGCgtagttactgttaccacccaaagttgattattttcctataacagcacaccctgaagtgtttttattcttcttaaaccacagcaataaGCCAACAATTCAAACCTcaccctttttttccccccaattaaAGAGAGCCGGtagcgacggtggtgaggaaaaactccctaagatgatatgaggaaaaaaccttgagaggaaccagactcagaagggaacccgtcctcatctgggtaacaacggatagtgtgagagtaaaagaaagttcattatggtttttatatgaagtctgtttgttgaactagtccactgttcactaaaggagacctgagtgcagaactgcatgtggtaattgcagtcccgaggccatcgcagcaaccgtagtcccagcaaccacagcgagaacgtccatgtggaattgaggtccaaaaccatttccatggtatttcaagtggtaccatcctcagcaatctccaggttGCACCgcttggggtcatcctcagtgGCAGAACATAGCCTCCAGTTAACGAGAGCTCCAAAGgtccagaagtagggcatcaggctggatcaggcaggtccggagaacagaaagggtcaggatcactggcatcttttttttaaatcagttcatagttacatttaatgtt
This genomic interval from Ictalurus furcatus strain D&B chromosome 2, Billie_1.0, whole genome shotgun sequence contains the following:
- the aoc2 gene encoding retina-specific copper amine oxidase — its product is MGMVWVWLYSRAFNQTPRCSLAHISAPPTKPHRAPALRFLRGMVSQVTNSLLKCLLILICLVSVILNIVLICLNSNRLPKCHTHSQGTVAADHTDHSLIFADLTPKEYQMVRDYMWDQKDLSISRSATAKVSENYIFLIDLVLPKKAEALRYLDNQGLKPERQASVVVFYGEFNYLKEYVVGPLPGPLKHRDVTMEKYKVESLPFTARPVTIGEYVQLIDLVYGNVFMQLKTELKESFGYDPKSPNLSIFEGMPRGVKAGDRKTWISFFRDFSGMYIHPVGFEILVCHESKNSSDWMVEKLLYNGQYFDTIESFKQTYAAGGMQKIVYKEVSNFASLKPRSVPTGLGPHQYYLQGKRFSVKSNQVIYKDWRFAFGLSSLTGMRVFDVRFRGDRIIYELSVQEAMSVYGSITPGMMLTKFLDTSIGIGRFAHELVRGVDCPYSATYIDVYRYIDINATQLYSNAICVFEHDVGRPLRRHFSDFFQNSYGGLTNSALYIRSITAIGNYDYIWDFIFYQSGTVEARVHATGYISSSYKMPGSLKYGHQVAENVLGNIHTHFVNFKVDLDILGVRNVFQTKDMEYEEVSLPWMTERKAKIPKLVENQLKTEQEAALRHNSKIPRYLHVASNQTNRWGHQRSYKLQVMSLAGDHLPESEPEERSMSWARYKVAITKHKDSEQTCSSLYSQNNIWDPVVDFSNYIKDNEHIENEDLVAWVTAGFLHIPHAEDIPNTVTVGNGGAVLIRPHNYFDEDPSIDSVDGVYFNPGSETDCEYNKMACLDKHMCSPTLEPYTYRGFEGVMKFDN